The following proteins are co-located in the Triticum aestivum cultivar Chinese Spring chromosome 1A, IWGSC CS RefSeq v2.1, whole genome shotgun sequence genome:
- the LOC123057130 gene encoding uncharacterized protein: MSLACLVCHGMNSPSHSLRSYSVSSSEEDNRCGAVVSCLTRRVTPAGSASVGTSKVTPFPSIAAGQGTEGTPRLQRSRAVSRDLVRDWNFDEAVVAN, translated from the coding sequence ATGAGTCTTGCTTGTCTCGTATGCCATGGCATGAACAGCCCCTCACACTCTCTTAGAAGCTACTCGGTGTCGAGTTCAGAGGAGGACAACCGATGTGGAGCTGTTGTTTCCTGCTTAACTCGGAGAGTAACGCCGGCTGGATCTGCTAGTGTTGGGACATCAAAGGTGACCCCCTTTCCATCCATAGCGGCTGGTCAAGGCACCGAGGGCACTCCTCGCCTTCAACGAAGCCGTGCTGTGTCCAGGGACCTTGTCAGAGACTGGAACTTTGATGAAGCCGTAGTTGCAAACTAG
- the LOC123057120 gene encoding bifunctional aspartate aminotransferase and glutamate/aspartate-prephenate aminotransferase produces MAFSSLSTPSSSSPSSSFTLPTKPSPGAGSLSFSRASAGRFRMAAVRAQAEAVDTSISPRVSALRPSKTMAITDMASALRQAGVPVIGLAAGEPDFDTPAVIAEAGINAIRDGSTRYTPNAGTMELRKAICNKLQEENGLTYSPDQVLVSNGAKQCITQAVLAVCSPGDEVLIPAPFWVSYPEMARLAGATPVILPTSISDNFLLKPESLASVITEKSRLLILCSPSNPTGSVYPKELLEEIAAIVKKYPRLLVLSDEIYEHIIYHPAKHTSFAALPGMYDRTLTVNGFSKAFAMTGWRLGYLAAPKHFVSACGKIQSQYTSGASSISQKAGLAALNLGYAGGEAVSTMVKAFQERRDYLVRSFRELPGVKISEPQGAFYLFLDFSSYYGSEVEGFGTIKDSETLCMFLLEKAQVALVPGDAFGDDKGIRISYAAALSTLQSAMEKIKDAMALLKAPAAVQ; encoded by the exons ATGGCGTTCTCCTCCCTCTCCACCCCGTCCTCCTCGTCCCCCTCCTCGTCCTTCACCCTCCCCACCAAGCCCTCCCCGGGCGCAGGCTCCCTCTCCTTCTCCAG GGCGTCCGCGGGGAGGTTCAGGATGGCGGCGGTGAGGGCGCAGGCGGAGGCGGTGGACACGTCCATCAGCCCGCGGGTGAGCGCGCTGCGGCCGTCCAAGACCATGGCCATCACCGACATGGCCAGCGCGCTGCGGCAGGCCGGGGTGCCCGTCATCGGACTCGCCGCTGGGGAGCCCGACTTCGACACGCCGGCGGTGATCGCGGAG GCTGGGATAAATGCAATCAGGGATGGGTCTACAAGGTACACACCTAATGCAGGGACTATGGAGCTGAGGAAAGCCATCTGCAACAAGCTTCAGG AGGAGAATGGTCTAACCTACAGCCCAGATCAGGTGCTAGTGAGCAATGGAGCTAAGCAGTGCATTACACAAGCTGTTCTTGCTGTCTGCTCACCTGGTGATGAG GTTTTGATACCAGCACCATTTTGGGTCAGCTATCCTGAAATGGCTAGGTTGGCTGGTGCAACACCAGTGATCCTCCCGACAAGCATATCAGACAATTTCCTGCTAAAGCCAGAGTCACTTGCCTCAGTGATCACTGAAAAATCAAGGCTCTTGATTCTATGCTCTCCATCTAATCCAACAGGCTCTGTGTATCCTAAGGAGCTGCTTGAGGAGATTGCTGCTATAGTCAAGAAGTATCCTAGGCTCCTG GTTCTATCTGATGAGATCTATGAGCATATTATCTATCATCCTGCTAAACACACAAGCTTTGCTGCATTACCTGGAATGTATGACCGAACATTAACTGTAAATGGATTTTCTAAG GCTTTTGCTATGACTGGCTGGCGACTTGGATACTTAGCTGCCCCTAAACATTTTGTCTCAGCTTGTGGAAAGATCCAAAGCCAG TACACATCTGGTGCCAGTAGTATATCGCAGAAGGCAGGGCTTGCAGCCTTGAACCTTGGTTATGCCGGCGGTGAAGCAGTTTCAACCATGGTCAAAGCATTCCAGGAGCGCCGGGATTACCTTGTAAGAAGTTTCAGGGAACTGCCAGGGGTAAAAATATCAGAACCTCAG GGTGCTTTCTATTTGTTCCTCGACTTCAGCTCCTACTACGGATCCGAGGTAGAGGGTTTTGGCACTATCAAGGACTCTGAGACCCTCTGCATGTTCCTGCTAGAGAAAGCACAG GTCGCGCTTGTCCCTGGAGATGCATTTGGGGATGACAAGGGCATTCGTATCTCCTACGCTGCTGCACTGTCAACGCTACAATCTGCGATGGAGAAGATAAAAGACGCAATGGCTCTGCTCAAGGCCCCTGCCGCGGTTCAATAA